CATTGCCGCCGGCGCCATGACGTCGGACGGGCCGATCCCGGCGGCTGTCGACGACGCCACCAAGATCTTCAACGGCAACGTGTTCAATCAGAACGGCTTCACGCTCGGCAGCGTGACGCCGACCGTGACCAAGACCGGCGGCGTCCTCACCTCGACGGTCCAGTTCGCAGCCGATGTCCCGACCATGTTTCTCGGCCTGATCGGCAGCAAGACGGTCAGGGTGACGGGCACGTCGACCGCGACCGCCAACATGCCGCTCTATGTCGATTTCTACCTGCTGCTCGACAATTCGCCGTCGATGGGCGTCGGTGCGACGCCGACGGACGTGGCGGCGCTGGTCACGGCCACCACCGGCAACAAGTTCAAGCCGAACGACCAGTGCGCATTCGCCTGCCACGACTACACCGATCCCAACAACTACTACAATCTCGCCAAGAAGCTCGGCGTGACGACGCGGATCGACGTGCTGCGCAGCGCGACCCAGCAGTTGATGGACACTGCGGCCGCGACTCAGACCTATTCGAACCAGTTTCGCATGGCGATCTACGACTTCGGGGCGTCCTCGGCGACCTACGGGCTGCGCAGCCTGTTCTCGCTGTCGTCGAGCCTGTCGAGCGCGAAGTCGGCGGCCGGCAACATCGACCTGATGGGCGTCTACGGCAACAACGATTCCTACACCCAGGACAAGGACAGCCAGTTCACCACGATCTTTCCGCAGATCAACAATGCGATTGCCAATCCGGGCGCGGGCACGGCGTCGGCGCCGCTCAAATATCTGTTCTTCGTGTCCGACGGCGTGGCCGATGAACCCAATTCGGCCTGCCTCAAGCCGATCACGGGCGCTAACCGCTGCCAGTCGCCGATCAATCCGGCGCTGTGCACAGCGCTCAAGAACCGCGGCATCAAGATCGCAGTGCTCTACACCACCTATCTCGCGCTGCCGACCAACAACTGGTACATGACCTGGATCGACCCGTTCAACCAAGGGCCCTACGGCCCTTCGCCGAACAGCCAGATCGCCCAGAACATGCA
The DNA window shown above is from Bradyrhizobium sp. ISRA464 and carries:
- a CDS encoding TadE/TadG family type IV pilus assembly protein, with translation MRILIRTLSRFRRDRSGNIAIIFGLALVPILVAVGCAVDYSRANQIRSKLLSAADAASVGSIAKASPGFIAAGAMTSDGPIPAAVDDATKIFNGNVFNQNGFTLGSVTPTVTKTGGVLTSTVQFAADVPTMFLGLIGSKTVRVTGTSTATANMPLYVDFYLLLDNSPSMGVGATPTDVAALVTATTGNKFKPNDQCAFACHDYTDPNNYYNLAKKLGVTTRIDVLRSATQQLMDTAAATQTYSNQFRMAIYDFGASSATYGLRSLFSLSSSLSSAKSAAGNIDLMGVYGNNDSYTQDKDSQFTTIFPQINNAIANPGAGTASAPLKYLFFVSDGVADEPNSACLKPITGANRCQSPINPALCTALKNRGIKIAVLYTTYLALPTNNWYMTWIDPFNQGPYGPSPNSQIAQNMQSCASPGLYFEVSPTQGIAAAMNALFQKAVADARISS